A single region of the Lycium barbarum isolate Lr01 chromosome 2, ASM1917538v2, whole genome shotgun sequence genome encodes:
- the LOC132628400 gene encoding uncharacterized protein LOC132628400, with product MHPVIAQGRGGSTIWKKMIEVREQVEHNIWWQLRDGSSSFWFENWTKLGALYYVIPESNMEEEIEVKNFLEAGRWNLEKLSEFLPEDIVLHIQEQIPVPNGDKGNDTPWWQLTTNGSFSVKSAWDFMRQREEKREVFKYIWDKGVPTKINFFMWRVWKGRIAIDDIMKRMQIALPSRCWCCSNPQQETMSHLFLTSPIAEKLWRMFASCAGLIIEGRQLSQVILSWWTTEANPQLQTILRAVPAIIMWEIWKRRNAIKHGANVTFTRLQYQVSHTIHQLCKTRYPWLRNISMDWTALVQYLGNYKPKLFYAKVLWNKPNQGILKCNMDGASRGNPRRSSYAFCMRNHNGDLIYAQAEEIHVTTNMEAEAVAIRQALIYCRTQQIRGIQLETDSKVLQQIIQKQWKPP from the coding sequence ATGCATCCTGTGATAGCACAAGGGAGGGGAGGCTCAACcatatggaagaagatgattgAGGTTAGGGAACAGGTTGAACATAACATCTGGTGGCAGCTGAGGGATGGTAGTTCTAGTTTTTGGTTTGAAAATTGGACCAAACTAGGTGCTTTATACTATGTGATCCCTGAATCTAATATGGAAGAAGAAATAGAGGTGAAGAACTTTTTGGAGGCTGGAAGGtggaatttggagaaattgtCTGAATTTTTGCCTGAGGATATAGTTCTTCATATTCAAGAGCAAATTCCAGTACCTAATGGGGATAAAGGAAATGACACACCTTGGTGGCAGTTGACAACAAATGGATCCTTTTCAGTTAAATCAGCTTGGGATTTTATGAGGCAAAGAGAGGAAAAAAGGGAAGTATTCAAATATATATGGGATAAAGGAGTTCCAACAAAGATTAATTTCTTTATGTGGAGGGTTTGGAAAGGAAGGATTGCTATAGATGACATAATGAAGAGGATGCAAATTGCTCTTCCTTCAAGATGTTGGTGCTGTTCCAATCCACAACAAGAAACCATGTCCCATTTATTTCTAACCTCTCCAATAGCTGAAAAGCTATGGAGAATGTTTGCTTCTTGTGCAGGTCTTATCATTGAAGGAAGGCAACTGAGTCAGGTTATACTATCATGGTGGACAACTGAGGCGAACCCTCAGTTACAGACTATACTCAGAGCAGTACCAGCAATTATCATGTGGGAGATTTGGAAAAGAAGAAATGCTATCAAACATGGGGCTAATGTTACATTTACTAGATTACAATATCAAGTTTCACATACTATTCATCAGTTATGTAAAACTCGATACCCCTGGCTGCGTAACATTTCCATGGATTGGACAGCTTTGGTTCAATACCTAGGCAACTACAAACCTAAATTGTTTTATGCCAAAGTATTATGGAACAAACCCAATCAAGGAATTCTAAAATGCAACATGGATGGGGCTAGTAGAGGAAATCCAAGGAGAAGCTCTTATGCTTTTTGTATGAGAAATCATAATGGAGATCTTATATATGCACAAGCAGAGGAAATTCACGTGACCACAAATATGGAAGCAGAGGCAGTGGCAATCAGGCAAGCTTTAATTTATTGCAGAACTCAACAAATAAGAGGAATACAACTGGAAACTGATTCAAAGGTTCTTCAACAAATCATTCAAAAACAATGGAAGCCTCCATAG